In the genome of Natronomonas salina, the window CCGGAGGCGTACTCCTGGCCGATGGGGTAAGTCGGGTCGTCGACGGGCCGCTGGTTCGCGGTGCCGACGTACCCGGGGTTCAGCACCCCCGGTTTCTCCTCGAAGGGGACGAACCCCGACCAGTCGCTCTGGCCGAACGGCTCGAAGCCGTCCCACTCGGCCTCGCCGGCGGAGCCGTCGAAGACCCGGTCGCCCCGGATCACCTCGCCGTCGTCTCGCCGGATCGGGGTCTTCCCGGTGACGTGGTAGTAGACGTTCTCGCCGTCGACGTAGAGGGCGTTCTGGGTCGGCACGTCCATCTTCCGGATGGCCTCGCGGTAGTCGTCGACGCCGGTGGTCCGGCCGAACTCGTAGATGGCCTGGGACTCGCGGGTGCCGGACATGCCGGTCCAGGCGACGCCGACGTGTCTGGTCTCGCCGTCGACCTCGCGGTCGACGTAGGCGCCGTGGACGGTCTTCCGGACCTGAATCTCGCGGTCCTCGCCGCCCGAGACCTCGATGGTCCGGGGCTCGGCGTCGAACTCGCGCCACTCGCCGTCGTAGCGGTACTCGTCGCCGTCGACCTCGTAGGTGTAGTGGTCGACGACGTCGGCGCCGGTGTTGGTGAACCCCCAGGCGCCGTGGCGGTTCTCGCCGACGATGACGAACGGGATGCCGGGGAACGTCGCCCCGCGGACGTCGACGTCGCCGACGGTGACGCGCTGCTCGTACCAGACCGGCGGCGCCATCAGCGTCAGGTGGGGGTCGTACGCCAGGATGGGCGAGCCGCTGTCGGTGTGCTCGCCGGAGACCGCCCAGTGGTTCGACCCCCAGAGGCGCGGGGGCTCGTGGGTCGACAGCCAGTCGACGAACGACGGGTCGACGCCCCGGAGCGACCCGGCGGCGCCCGGCGACCCGCCGACGCCGGAGACCTCGCCGTCCGTCCCCTCCCGGAGGATCGGCGCCCCGTGGTCGAACGGCTCCTCGTAGAGCCGCCGGTAGTCGTCGGCGTCGAGCCGCTCGCGCAGGACGGCCCGCCGGAGCGGCGCGAAGCTCCCGGTCAGCCCCCAGGAGATCTGCGTCCCGACGAGGAGCGTATCGACGACCGTCCACTTCCGGGCGTCGTAGCCGGCGAGGCCGAACTCCAGTGGCTCGGGCCCGGAGTCGATGTAGGCGTTCACGCCGTCGACGTACGCCTCCGAGACGGTCTCGACGCGGCTGCCCGCCAGGGCCTCCCGGGACGCCTCGGCGGCTCCCCGGAAGTCCATCTTCGCGTGGAACACGTCCGACTCGACGCCCCGCTCGCCGACCGCGGCCGCGAGTCGGCCGTCCATCAGCCGCCGGATGAGGTCCATCTCGAAGAGCCGGTCGGCCGCCTGCGCGTAGCCGACCGCGTAGTAGGCCGCCAGTTCGTCGTCGGCTTCCACGTGCGGGACGTGGTAGTCGTCGTACGTGACCGTCGCGTCCCCGTGCGGGCTGGAGACCTCCTCGGGGACCTCGCCCCGCGTCGTCCGCCACGCGCGACCGCTCGGCGGCGCGAACGAGTCCAGCAGGTCCCCGGCCGGCGACAGCGCCGCGCCGCCGACCCCCGCCCCGACGATGGCGCCGAGCAGCCCCCGGCGCGTCGTGTACCGATCCATGAATTCTCCCAACACGGACCGTATAAAAATAGCTGTGGGACCGTCGATGTCTGGGGGTTCACCCTCGACTGCCAGTGCGGCCGGGCGTCCGCGCCCCCGTCACGTCTTTGAGGGGGAGCCCCGAACGCCAGGGCATGAAGGTCAGATTCAACCGGGACACCTGCATCGGGATGTTCCAGTGCGTCGCGGAGTGGGACGCCTTCCAGAAGGACGAGGACGCCGGCAAGGCGATTCTCGAGGGCAGCGAGGAGGTTGAGGAGGACATCTTCGAGCGGGAGGTCCCCGAGGACGCCGAGTTCGACGCGAAGTTCGCCGCGCGGGTCTGCCCCGTCGACGCCATCGAGATCTACGACGACGACGGCGAACAGCTGGTCTGAGGCCCTCGGACAACAAAACACAACGCCGTTCGCCCGAACGATTAATAGCGTCCGCGGCCACCTATTACGTGAGTGAATCCCATGCAGACCCGTAGCGAGCAACGGGACGCCGACCGGCTCTGCGAGTGGGCGTCGCTGACGGGCGAGCGACTCCCGGAGGAGTACGGGCCCTGCGGCCCGGAGAACGAGCGCGACTAGCTGATCTCGTCGTACTGCTCGGAGAGCTTGTCGGCGGCCTCGTCCATCAGCTCCGACTCGTAGTCGTCGAGGTCCCACTCGACGACCTCCTCGATGCCGTCCGAGCCGAGCCTGACGGGCACGCCGAAGGCGGTGTCCTCGTAGCCGTACTCGCCGTCGAGGACGAGCGACCCCGGCAGGACCTCGCCGGTGTCGCGGAGGACCGCCTCGACCATGTGGGCGACACCGGTGGCGGGCCCCCACTGGGTGGCGCCCTTCTTCTCGATGACGTCCATCGCGGACTCCTGGAGGTTGCCGAGGATCTCCTCCTTCTCGTCGTCGTCGAACTCGGGGTCGGCGCCGTCGACGCGGACCTTCGAGAAGACCGGGACCTGCGCGTCGCCGTGCTCGCCGAGGATGGTCGCCTCGACGTTCCTGACGGGGACGTCGAAGCGCTCCGAGAGGACGTACCGGAACCGCGCGGAGTCCAGCCGGCCGCCGAAGCCGATGACCTTGTGGCGGTCGCGGTCGCCGGACTCGTAGAGGTGGCGGTTCAGGAGGTCGACCGGGTTCGAGGTCGTGATCGAGACGTAGTCGTCGTTGTGCTCGTCGAGCGACGAGCCGATGTCCTCCATGATCGGCGCGTTGTCGCCCGCGAGGTCGATGCGGGTCTGGCCGGGCTGCCGCGGGATGCCGGCCGTGATGACGACGACGTCCGAGCCGGCGGTGTCCTCGTACTCGCCCTGGACGACGCGCGTGTTCGAGTCGTAGGCGATGCCGTGGTTCGTGTCGGCGGCCTGCCCGACGGTGGTCTCGCGCTGGTCCGGGATGTCGACGAAGACCAGCTCGTCTACGACGTCGCGAAGCGCGAGGCTGTACCCCGCCGCGGCGCCGACGGTCCCCGCCGCGCCGATGACGCTAACCTTTGCCATAATCGTCTCAAAACGCGGCTGGTAGCCGATTAACTCTTGTCCTTTCTGACGCCACGCTGGACGCCCGAAACCGGTCGGCTCGGTTGTCCTGGAGCCGATATTAGCCCCGCGTCGAACCGCCCGACGACAACCCGCGTACGCCGTTCGGCCCTACTCGGCCGACCCTCCAGCGGCGAGTCGGTGGCCGGGTTCGACACGCCTTTGGGCCGAACGGTCGGAGGTCGGGCCGTGACCTCCGGCCCCGTCCGGCGACTGTGGACCGACCCGAAGCGCCGGCGCTGGCTGGCCTTCGGGGCGCTGGCGGCGACGTACGCGCTGGTGTCGGTCTACCGGCTCTCGACGGCCGTCCTCGCCGACCAGCTGACCGCCGCCTTCGACGTGACCGGGACGCAACTCGGCACGCTCCACGCCTCGTTCTTCTACGTCTACGCCGCGATGCAGCTGCCGGCGGGGGTGTTCGCCGACCGGCTCGGGTCGCGCCGCACCGTGGCGGTCGGCGCCGTCGTGATGAGCCTCGGCGGCTTCGTCTTCGCGGGCGCCGACGCCTACGCCGTCGCCTTCGTCGGGCGCGCCCTCGTCGGCTTCGGCGGCAGCGTCCTCTTCATCGCCATCCTGCGGTTCTGCGCCAACTGGTTCCGCCCGACCGAGTTCGCCCGGATGAGCGGGCTCACGCTCGCTGTCGCCGGCTTCGGCGGCGTCCTGGCGACCACACCGCTGGCGCTCGCGGTGGCCTTCGCGGGCTGGCGCACCACCGTCGCCGGCCTCTCCGTGGTCGGCCTCGCGCTCGCCGCGACCGCCTACCTCGTCGCCCGCGACTCGCCCGTCGACGCCGGGTTCGACCCCATCGGCGGCGTCGAGACGCCCGGTGCGCCGACGCTGCGGGCCGTCCTCTCGAACGCCCGAACCGTCCTCGGCGAGGTCGAGACGTGGCTCTGCGGGGCTATCCTCTTCGCCGGCACCGGCGTCAACATCACCGTCATCGGGCTGTGGGGCATCCCCTACCTCGT includes:
- a CDS encoding MFS transporter → MTSGPVRRLWTDPKRRRWLAFGALAATYALVSVYRLSTAVLADQLTAAFDVTGTQLGTLHASFFYVYAAMQLPAGVFADRLGSRRTVAVGAVVMSLGGFVFAGADAYAVAFVGRALVGFGGSVLFIAILRFCANWFRPTEFARMSGLTLAVAGFGGVLATTPLALAVAFAGWRTTVAGLSVVGLALAATAYLVARDSPVDAGFDPIGGVETPGAPTLRAVLSNARTVLGEVETWLCGAILFAGTGVNITVIGLWGIPYLVQTYGLSVTAASTFTLLGSAGLLLGPPSIGAVSDRLGSRTRLIVLGMGSYATALAVLAATGDPPLPVVAVVLFATGALAGAYALTYAVVKERHANAASGVSTGTVNTMAFTGAAVMPTLMGYVLDAYWTGETIGGARVYTEFGYRVAFSLAAAAGFGAFLAAVWLHLRTDDAIA
- the mdh gene encoding malate dehydrogenase, producing MAKVSVIGAAGTVGAAAGYSLALRDVVDELVFVDIPDQRETTVGQAADTNHGIAYDSNTRVVQGEYEDTAGSDVVVITAGIPRQPGQTRIDLAGDNAPIMEDIGSSLDEHNDDYVSITTSNPVDLLNRHLYESGDRDRHKVIGFGGRLDSARFRYVLSERFDVPVRNVEATILGEHGDAQVPVFSKVRVDGADPEFDDDEKEEILGNLQESAMDVIEKKGATQWGPATGVAHMVEAVLRDTGEVLPGSLVLDGEYGYEDTAFGVPVRLGSDGIEEVVEWDLDDYESELMDEAADKLSEQYDEIS
- a CDS encoding penicillin acylase family protein, which translates into the protein MDRYTTRRGLLGAIVGAGVGGAALSPAGDLLDSFAPPSGRAWRTTRGEVPEEVSSPHGDATVTYDDYHVPHVEADDELAAYYAVGYAQAADRLFEMDLIRRLMDGRLAAAVGERGVESDVFHAKMDFRGAAEASREALAGSRVETVSEAYVDGVNAYIDSGPEPLEFGLAGYDARKWTVVDTLLVGTQISWGLTGSFAPLRRAVLRERLDADDYRRLYEEPFDHGAPILREGTDGEVSGVGGSPGAAGSLRGVDPSFVDWLSTHEPPRLWGSNHWAVSGEHTDSGSPILAYDPHLTLMAPPVWYEQRVTVGDVDVRGATFPGIPFVIVGENRHGAWGFTNTGADVVDHYTYEVDGDEYRYDGEWREFDAEPRTIEVSGGEDREIQVRKTVHGAYVDREVDGETRHVGVAWTGMSGTRESQAIYEFGRTTGVDDYREAIRKMDVPTQNALYVDGENVYYHVTGKTPIRRDDGEVIRGDRVFDGSAGEAEWDGFEPFGQSDWSGFVPFEEKPGVLNPGYVGTANQRPVDDPTYPIGQEYASGFRGARIYERLDSRIEGGDPVDAEFMQSLQNDTLDIRARMLVPDLLDAIEPTDDNEQWFRALEEWDYRMDRDSEAALVFHRFYEQFREATWRDDFEALDLDEEWWPQEWPLVTLPEDDPFFGGDRAAVLAEAFEAAVEEVEEEGWSVYGDYQRTTIDHQFGGQVPALNYPRYPVGGTAYTVFNVHDDAGAGSSWRQISPMDGPSLSVIPGGQSGSYFSAHYDDQLRMWADGEYKSMAFETPDDSETVSFRGEDG
- a CDS encoding ferredoxin; protein product: MKVRFNRDTCIGMFQCVAEWDAFQKDEDAGKAILEGSEEVEEDIFEREVPEDAEFDAKFAARVCPVDAIEIYDDDGEQLV